In the Acidovorax sp. A79 genome, one interval contains:
- a CDS encoding bifunctional adenosylcobinamide kinase/adenosylcobinamide-phosphate guanylyltransferase, translating into MTPTPHPITSELILGGQKSGKSRRAELLARDWLAQSSDHRAVLIATGQAWDDEMRERIARHQRDRAERVPGLRTVEEPHDVAAAVVLHSTPQTLVVVDCLTLWLTHWTMPMGCEDMDLKQKQALALDWQAQAAMFLIAVRKSPGPVVLVGNEIGLGVIPMGREVRAFVDALGTLNQQVAQVCPRVTLMAAGLPLTLKEPR; encoded by the coding sequence ATGACTCCCACCCCGCACCCCATCACCAGCGAACTCATCCTGGGTGGCCAGAAAAGCGGCAAGTCCCGCCGCGCCGAGCTGCTGGCGCGCGACTGGCTGGCGCAATCCAGCGACCACCGCGCCGTGCTCATCGCCACGGGGCAAGCCTGGGACGACGAGATGCGTGAGCGCATCGCCCGCCACCAGCGGGACCGCGCCGAGCGCGTGCCGGGTCTGCGGACCGTGGAAGAGCCGCACGATGTGGCCGCTGCCGTGGTGTTGCACAGCACGCCGCAGACCCTGGTGGTGGTGGACTGCCTCACGCTGTGGCTCACCCACTGGACCATGCCCATGGGCTGCGAAGACATGGATTTGAAGCAAAAACAGGCTCTGGCTCTGGATTGGCAAGCGCAAGCAGCTATGTTTTTGATAGCAGTTCGGAAATCCCCCGGCCCCGTTGTTCTGGTGGGCAACGAAATTGGCCTGGGGGTCATCCCGATGGGGCGCGAGGTGCGCGCCTTCGTGGATGCGCTGGGCACGCTGAACCAGCAGGTGGCCCAGGTGTGCCCGCGCGTCACGCTGATGGCCGCCGGGCTGCCCCTCACTTTGAAAGAACCTCGCTGA
- a CDS encoding ABC transporter substrate-binding protein: MKPTPVRRILWVIAILLLLGLLMAGLARAQPVQITDDKGRKIALPRPPERIVSLLPSLTESVCELEQCHRLVGVDRYSNWPEAVVGKLPKMGGGIDPSIEAIVALKPDLVLMSVSSRASDRLEALGLTVVQLEPKTHADVRRVLGTVSDLLGVPRAQGSDRLWRVIDAGVLAAAQSLPPRAKNARVYFEVSRGPYAAGEASFIGESLTRLGVRNVVPASLGPFPRLNPEFVVRANPDIIMIGNRSMQAMVPYPGWASMRAIRDNRLCVFGPGDSDVVVRPGPRMAEAARIMARCLVEKAP, from the coding sequence ATGAAACCCACCCCCGTGCGCCGCATCCTGTGGGTGATCGCCATCCTGTTGCTGCTGGGCCTGCTCATGGCCGGGCTGGCGCGGGCGCAGCCTGTGCAGATCACCGACGACAAGGGCCGCAAGATCGCGTTGCCCCGCCCGCCCGAGCGCATCGTGAGCCTGCTGCCCTCGCTGACCGAAAGCGTGTGCGAGCTGGAGCAGTGCCACCGGCTCGTGGGGGTGGACCGCTATTCCAACTGGCCCGAGGCCGTGGTCGGCAAGCTGCCCAAGATGGGCGGCGGCATAGATCCCAGCATCGAGGCCATCGTCGCGCTCAAGCCGGACCTGGTGCTCATGTCCGTCAGCTCGCGCGCCAGCGACCGGCTGGAGGCGCTGGGCCTCACCGTCGTGCAGCTGGAGCCCAAGACCCATGCCGACGTGCGCCGCGTGCTGGGCACCGTGAGCGACCTGCTGGGCGTGCCCCGCGCGCAGGGCTCCGACCGCCTCTGGCGTGTGATCGATGCGGGTGTGTTGGCGGCGGCGCAGTCCCTGCCACCCAGGGCCAAAAATGCGCGCGTGTACTTCGAGGTGAGCCGGGGGCCTTACGCGGCGGGCGAGGCGTCGTTCATCGGCGAATCGCTCACCCGGCTGGGGGTGCGCAACGTGGTGCCGGCGTCGCTCGGTCCGTTCCCGCGCCTGAACCCCGAATTTGTGGTGCGCGCCAACCCCGACATCATCATGATCGGCAACCGCAGCATGCAGGCCATGGTGCCGTACCCCGGCTGGGCCAGCATGCGTGCGATTCGCGACAACCGGCTGTGCGTGTTCGGCCCCGGTGATTCGGACGTGGTGGTGCGACCTGGCCCGCGCATGGCCGAGGCCGCGCGCATCATGGCCCGCTGTCTGGTGGAGAAAGCTCCATGA
- a CDS encoding FecCD family ABC transporter permease, whose product MTSLAMDLPTGSASRRAAWCAAWLLLASVVLTVCGASVGSTGFDSVLRMRGDPVAWQIVWDIRLPRTLGAWLAGALLGLSGAVAQGLFRNPLADPYLLGSASGAALGGAVAMALFGVSPVAAQWMARIGITGMAFLGAAGAVVLTLLLAKGVQHTLRLLLAGVIVGVVLGALRDLVELASPDILQAMQAFTLGSTAFVGWMACVLMAVAWGLCSVVAWMLARALDGLTLGEATAASLGLPLMPMRVGLVAAMALATGTAVAQTGLIAFVGLAAPHLVRSIVRVTHERHIVLASLMGAVLLLAADILARWLLAPQELPVGVLTAALGGTYLLWLMHRRTSQGGSL is encoded by the coding sequence ATGACCAGCCTTGCCATGGATTTGCCAACAGGTTCCGCCAGCCGCCGCGCGGCATGGTGTGCCGCCTGGCTGCTGCTGGCCAGTGTTGTGCTGACCGTGTGTGGCGCCAGCGTGGGCAGCACGGGTTTTGACAGCGTGCTGCGCATGCGCGGCGACCCCGTCGCCTGGCAGATCGTGTGGGACATCCGCCTGCCGCGCACGCTGGGCGCGTGGCTGGCGGGTGCGCTGCTGGGCCTGTCGGGTGCTGTGGCGCAGGGGCTGTTTCGCAACCCATTGGCCGACCCGTACCTGCTGGGCAGCGCCTCGGGCGCCGCGCTGGGCGGGGCGGTGGCGATGGCGCTGTTCGGGGTGTCGCCGGTGGCGGCGCAGTGGATGGCCCGCATCGGCATCACGGGCATGGCTTTCCTGGGCGCGGCGGGGGCGGTGGTGCTCACGCTGCTGTTGGCCAAAGGCGTGCAGCACACGCTGCGCCTGCTGCTGGCGGGGGTGATCGTGGGCGTGGTGCTGGGCGCGCTGCGCGACCTGGTGGAGCTGGCCTCGCCCGACATCCTGCAGGCCATGCAGGCGTTCACGCTGGGCAGCACCGCCTTTGTGGGCTGGATGGCTTGTGTGCTGATGGCCGTGGCCTGGGGGTTGTGCTCGGTGGTCGCCTGGATGCTGGCGCGCGCGCTCGATGGCCTCACGCTGGGCGAGGCCACGGCGGCCAGCCTGGGCCTGCCGCTCATGCCCATGCGCGTCGGGCTGGTGGCCGCCATGGCGCTGGCCACGGGCACGGCCGTGGCGCAAACGGGGCTCATCGCGTTTGTGGGGCTGGCCGCGCCACACCTGGTGCGCTCCATCGTGCGCGTGACGCACGAGCGGCACATCGTGCTCGCAAGCCTGATGGGCGCGGTGCTGCTGCTGGCGGCCGACATCCTGGCGCGCTGGCTGCTGGCACCGCAGGAGCTGCCCGTGGGCGTGCTCACGGCGGCGCTGGGCGGAACCTACCTGCTGTGGCTCATGCACCGGCGGACGTCGCAAGGTGGTTCGCTATGA
- a CDS encoding ABC transporter ATP-binding protein, protein MNSVAISACQISASIGNRLILQGIDLQLPAGRWISIVGPNGAGKSTLLKVLAGLLPRAAVQGEVLLLGRPLAQIPARERARQLAWLGQNEGSADDLTSYDVAMLGRLPHQAWLAPPGAADHAAVEQALRTTQAWDWRHRPLAQLSGGERQRVLLARALAVQAQVLLMDEPLANLDPPHQTDWLHTMRALVDAGGTVVSVLHEVSLALQADDMVVMAEGRVLHQGACDAPATHAALESVFDHRIHVRHLDGMWMALPSLQRKNNNQGMKEVQA, encoded by the coding sequence ATGAATTCAGTAGCTATCAGCGCTTGCCAGATAAGCGCCAGCATCGGAAATCGCTTGATATTGCAGGGCATTGACCTGCAACTGCCTGCCGGGCGCTGGATCAGCATCGTCGGCCCCAACGGCGCGGGCAAGTCCACCTTGCTCAAGGTGCTGGCGGGCCTGCTGCCGCGCGCTGCGGTGCAGGGCGAAGTATTGCTGCTGGGCCGCCCACTCGCGCAGATCCCCGCACGCGAACGTGCCCGGCAGCTCGCCTGGCTGGGGCAGAACGAAGGCTCGGCCGACGACCTCACGAGCTACGACGTGGCCATGCTGGGCCGCCTGCCGCACCAGGCCTGGCTGGCACCGCCGGGTGCGGCCGACCACGCAGCGGTCGAGCAGGCGCTGCGCACCACGCAGGCCTGGGACTGGCGCCACCGCCCGCTGGCGCAGCTGTCGGGCGGCGAGCGCCAGCGCGTGTTGCTGGCCCGCGCCCTGGCCGTGCAGGCGCAGGTGCTGCTGATGGATGAACCCCTGGCCAACCTCGACCCGCCTCACCAGACCGACTGGCTGCACACCATGCGCGCGCTGGTGGACGCGGGCGGCACGGTGGTCAGCGTGCTGCACGAGGTGTCGCTGGCGCTGCAGGCCGACGACATGGTTGTGATGGCGGAGGGCCGCGTGCTGCACCAGGGCGCATGCGATGCGCCCGCCACCCACGCCGCGCTGGAGAGCGTGTTTGACCACCGCATCCACGTGCGGCATCTGGATGGCATGTGGATGGCGCTGCCGTCCCTGCAACGCAAGAACAACAACCAAGGAATGAAGGAAGTGCAAGCATGA
- a CDS encoding DUF2149 domain-containing protein, with translation MTLKHLNVLAEDDDDPMLSAVNLVDVFLVLVVALLTAVAVQTQTSANESVTIIRNPGQPDMEVVVREQGKEVRFKGAGSAAQGQGVRAGVAYQLEDGNIVYIPETGAAPAGASAGGAGGAATPAPAKP, from the coding sequence ATGACCTTGAAGCACCTGAATGTGCTGGCCGAGGACGACGACGACCCAATGCTGTCGGCCGTGAACCTGGTGGACGTGTTCCTGGTGCTCGTGGTGGCGCTGCTCACGGCCGTGGCCGTGCAGACCCAGACCAGCGCCAACGAGAGCGTCACCATCATCCGCAACCCCGGCCAGCCCGACATGGAAGTGGTGGTGCGCGAGCAGGGCAAGGAGGTGCGCTTCAAGGGCGCGGGCAGCGCGGCGCAAGGGCAGGGCGTGCGCGCGGGCGTGGCCTACCAACTCGAAGACGGCAACATCGTCTACATCCCTGAAACGGGCGCTGCTCCTGCCGGCGCTTCGGCCGGTGGCGCGGGTGGCGCCGCCACGCCGGCACCCGCCAAGCCATGA
- the cobN gene encoding cobaltochelatase subunit CobN, translating into MKALILRAALWCLLLAAPLAHAVQADKAQGAAGANKAAPVLLWLTSDITTATRTAMVQRLATEAGLGFAHIDYPLAGPAVLDTAQARTLERALAGAALVWVDAPHASVEARLRRMAGAQLDGRATRSPGRVVWVPAGAPAADLTALDASGRMVAYLQAGGPRNLKSAIALARATVAGVAMPVLPAPEILPTRGIYHPDAPRLLPNAMALEAWRQGQPASLRGLPAVAVLVHRHHFVDGSTEWLDAWLRTFRQQGLFAYAAFGQQVTAQTLAEVLELPPESGIGPGRLHASALVLHQLVPQAAALQPLLARWGAPLLGTQPYRAGDAAAWEASDTGLSLSDVPFYLAQPEAAGAIDPVLVAAHGAEGQDFRLIERQAQAVAAKARRLIALQTKPAADKRLVAMVYNYPPGGTNFGASFLNVPRSLEQVSGGLAQAGYRTQQVPEQGWIDGLKPLLAAYYPGADVRALLQSGQAAALPLARYEQHLATLPKAVRERMNAHWGAPEKSRYVVEWQGEKVFAIPRLQVGKLSVLPQPPREETLRLGQNPFMHKSKAPLSHHYLAVYLWAQLEADALIHFGTHGTQEWAGGKARALDVHDDALLPLGDLPVVYPYIVDNLGEALTAKRRGRAVLVSHRTPVFAPAGFEARMAHMHEVMHEWETVDEGPTRRALEKQLVAQFVEHQLHRDLGWSAERIAADFSGFLEILHPYLDQLAQSSQPKGLAVFGRVPAPEQRRETILQALRKPLIEALGEDIDEAFLIKHDAVLAARPARWLEVALKDAQAASVLDLRPVLPAQVATPGAAGASDVVRAEDHVPNRAARKPIDTPALLQLAHRAQELEGLLATEGEMPGLLAGLEGRFLTAAYGGDPIRNPESLPTGRNLTGLDPSRLPTRQAYAVAQTLFNDWFKDYQARHGGQVPQRMALSLWAGETLRHQGIMEAQALVALGMRPVWDDSGRPVRVETIAAEELKRPRVDVLMSITGSYRDQFPALMALLDRAVAQAATAEPGNVIARNTEQIGQELRKQGVPRAQAEQLARVRSFGNAVGDYGTGLSDAVQSDGLQTNDARLGQMFLERMSQPYLEGEPVTGVAGGTAAKALGAHLRRTDAAILSRSSNLYAMVSSDDPFQYLGGLSAAARVAGRSQGLELHVAQLQDVSEPTTETAQRAIALEMQSRYLHPGWLQAQKAEGYSGTLQVLKAVQFAWGWQAVAPDTVRSDHWQSFYDVLVRDKHQLGLPGWLKEHPQAYAQSLERLVQAQRQGYWQADADTQKQLAQMYQELTRAAPLAAELPSVRRWVEQAAQGAPAAESAPAGMAVATPQSPAAPAPRPVPPAADLPAPPAQAEAPPAAPTVPAMGVLLERQPERDAPDTAQEPSPVERMAGIVALLVMALLVLAGAAWQARRPFSLSAAPGLARV; encoded by the coding sequence ATGAAGGCGCTGATCCTGCGCGCGGCACTCTGGTGCCTGCTGCTGGCTGCGCCGCTGGCGCATGCCGTGCAGGCGGACAAGGCCCAGGGCGCAGCGGGCGCCAACAAGGCCGCACCCGTTCTGCTGTGGCTCACCTCCGACATCACCACGGCCACGCGCACGGCCATGGTGCAGCGCCTGGCCACCGAGGCAGGCCTGGGCTTTGCGCACATCGACTACCCGCTCGCCGGGCCGGCGGTGCTCGACACAGCACAGGCCCGGACGCTGGAGCGCGCGCTGGCGGGCGCTGCGCTGGTGTGGGTGGATGCGCCGCATGCCAGCGTGGAGGCACGCCTGCGCCGCATGGCGGGGGCGCAGCTCGATGGCCGTGCCACACGTTCCCCCGGCCGCGTGGTGTGGGTGCCTGCGGGCGCCCCCGCCGCCGACCTGACCGCGCTCGATGCGTCCGGCCGCATGGTGGCCTACCTGCAGGCCGGTGGCCCGCGCAACCTGAAGAGCGCCATCGCCCTGGCGCGTGCCACCGTGGCGGGTGTGGCCATGCCCGTTTTGCCCGCGCCGGAGATCCTGCCCACCCGGGGCATCTACCACCCCGACGCGCCCCGGCTGCTCCCCAACGCCATGGCGCTCGAGGCATGGCGCCAGGGCCAGCCCGCGTCGCTGCGCGGCCTGCCGGCGGTGGCCGTGCTGGTGCACCGCCACCATTTTGTCGATGGCAGCACCGAATGGCTCGATGCCTGGCTGCGCACTTTCCGCCAGCAAGGCCTGTTCGCCTATGCGGCGTTCGGCCAGCAGGTCACGGCGCAGACGCTGGCCGAGGTGCTGGAGCTGCCCCCCGAGAGCGGCATCGGACCCGGCCGCCTGCATGCCTCTGCCCTGGTGCTGCACCAGCTCGTGCCCCAGGCCGCTGCGCTGCAGCCGCTGCTGGCCCGCTGGGGCGCACCCTTGCTGGGCACGCAGCCGTACCGCGCAGGCGATGCCGCCGCGTGGGAGGCCAGCGACACGGGCCTGTCGCTGTCCGATGTGCCGTTCTACCTGGCGCAGCCTGAGGCGGCGGGTGCCATCGACCCGGTCCTGGTCGCCGCCCACGGCGCCGAGGGGCAAGACTTTCGCCTCATCGAGCGCCAGGCCCAGGCCGTGGCCGCCAAGGCGCGGCGCCTGATCGCGCTGCAGACCAAACCGGCAGCAGACAAGCGCCTGGTGGCCATGGTCTACAACTACCCGCCGGGCGGCACCAACTTCGGCGCATCGTTCCTCAACGTGCCGCGCAGCCTGGAGCAGGTCTCTGGCGGCCTGGCCCAGGCGGGCTACCGCACGCAGCAGGTGCCCGAACAGGGCTGGATCGACGGGCTCAAGCCGCTGCTGGCCGCCTATTACCCCGGCGCCGATGTGCGCGCGCTGCTGCAAAGCGGGCAGGCCGCCGCGCTGCCGCTGGCGCGCTACGAGCAGCACCTGGCCACGCTGCCGAAGGCCGTGCGCGAGCGCATGAACGCGCACTGGGGCGCGCCCGAAAAGAGCCGCTATGTGGTCGAGTGGCAGGGCGAAAAAGTGTTCGCCATCCCGCGCCTGCAGGTGGGCAAGCTCTCGGTATTGCCCCAGCCCCCGCGCGAGGAAACCCTGCGCCTGGGCCAGAACCCGTTCATGCACAAGAGCAAGGCGCCGCTGTCGCACCATTACCTGGCGGTGTACCTGTGGGCGCAGCTGGAGGCCGATGCGCTCATCCACTTCGGCACGCACGGCACGCAGGAATGGGCGGGCGGCAAGGCCCGTGCGCTCGATGTGCACGACGACGCGCTGCTGCCATTGGGCGACCTGCCCGTGGTCTACCCCTACATCGTGGACAACCTGGGCGAGGCCCTCACGGCCAAGCGCCGGGGCCGCGCCGTGCTGGTGAGCCACCGCACGCCCGTGTTCGCCCCGGCAGGCTTCGAGGCGCGCATGGCCCACATGCACGAGGTGATGCACGAATGGGAAACCGTGGATGAAGGCCCCACGCGCCGCGCGCTCGAAAAGCAGCTGGTGGCGCAGTTCGTGGAGCACCAGCTGCACCGCGACCTGGGCTGGAGCGCCGAGCGCATCGCGGCCGACTTCAGCGGCTTCCTGGAAATCCTGCACCCCTACCTGGACCAGCTCGCACAAAGCTCGCAGCCCAAGGGCCTGGCCGTGTTCGGCCGCGTGCCCGCGCCCGAGCAGCGGCGCGAGACCATCCTGCAGGCGCTGCGCAAGCCGCTGATCGAGGCACTGGGCGAAGACATCGACGAAGCCTTCCTCATCAAGCACGATGCCGTGCTGGCGGCGCGCCCCGCGCGCTGGTTGGAAGTGGCATTGAAGGACGCGCAGGCCGCCAGCGTGCTGGACCTGCGCCCCGTGCTGCCAGCGCAGGTGGCAACACCGGGTGCGGCGGGCGCATCCGACGTGGTGCGCGCCGAAGACCATGTGCCCAACCGCGCCGCGCGCAAGCCCATCGACACGCCCGCGCTGCTGCAGCTGGCCCACCGCGCGCAGGAGCTGGAGGGCCTGCTGGCCACCGAAGGCGAGATGCCCGGCCTGCTCGCAGGGCTGGAGGGCCGTTTCCTCACCGCTGCGTACGGTGGCGATCCGATCCGCAACCCCGAGAGCCTGCCCACGGGCCGCAACCTCACGGGGCTGGACCCGAGCCGCCTGCCCACGCGCCAGGCCTATGCCGTGGCGCAGACGCTGTTCAACGACTGGTTCAAGGACTACCAGGCGCGCCATGGCGGCCAGGTGCCGCAGCGCATGGCGTTGTCGCTCTGGGCGGGCGAAACACTGCGCCACCAGGGGATCATGGAAGCGCAGGCCCTCGTGGCGTTGGGCATGCGCCCGGTGTGGGACGACTCGGGCCGCCCGGTGCGTGTGGAGACCATTGCCGCAGAAGAGCTCAAACGCCCGCGCGTCGATGTGCTCATGAGCATCACCGGCTCGTACCGCGACCAGTTCCCCGCGCTGATGGCGCTCCTCGACCGCGCCGTGGCCCAGGCCGCGACGGCCGAGCCCGGCAATGTGATTGCGCGCAACACCGAGCAGATCGGCCAGGAGCTGCGCAAGCAGGGTGTGCCCCGCGCGCAGGCCGAGCAACTGGCGCGCGTGCGCTCGTTCGGCAACGCGGTGGGCGACTATGGCACCGGCCTGTCCGACGCGGTGCAGAGCGACGGCCTGCAAACCAACGATGCGCGCCTGGGCCAGATGTTCCTCGAACGCATGAGCCAGCCCTATCTGGAGGGCGAACCGGTGACGGGGGTTGCGGGCGGCACGGCCGCGAAGGCGCTGGGGGCCCACCTGCGCCGTACCGACGCCGCCATCCTGTCGCGCAGCTCGAACCTGTACGCCATGGTCAGCTCGGACGACCCGTTCCAGTACCTGGGCGGCCTGTCGGCCGCAGCCCGTGTGGCCGGCCGGTCGCAGGGGCTGGAGCTGCACGTGGCCCAGCTGCAGGATGTGAGCGAGCCCACCACCGAAACCGCGCAGCGCGCCATTGCGCTGGAGATGCAGTCGCGCTACCTGCACCCGGGCTGGCTCCAGGCGCAGAAGGCCGAGGGCTATTCGGGCACGCTGCAGGTGCTCAAGGCCGTGCAGTTCGCCTGGGGCTGGCAGGCCGTGGCGCCCGACACGGTGCGCAGCGACCATTGGCAGAGTTTCTACGACGTGCTGGTGCGCGACAAGCACCAGCTGGGCCTGCCCGGGTGGCTGAAAGAACATCCACAGGCCTACGCCCAGTCGCTGGAGCGCCTGGTGCAGGCGCAGCGCCAGGGCTATTGGCAGGCCGATGCCGACACACAAAAACAGCTGGCGCAGATGTACCAGGAGCTGACGCGTGCCGCACCGCTGGCGGCCGAACTGCCCAGCGTGCGCCGCTGGGTGGAGCAGGCCGCGCAGGGTGCGCCAGCGGCGGAATCCGCGCCCGCAGGCATGGCCGTGGCCACGCCGCAGTCGCCTGCCGCGCCGGCGCCGCGGCCCGTGCCGCCTGCTGCCGACCTGCCTGCGCCACCCGCCCAGGCAGAAGCCCCGCCCGCCGCACCCACCGTGCCCGCCATGGGCGTGCTGCTGGAGCGCCAGCCCGAGCGCGATGCCCCCGACACCGCCCAAGAACCCAGCCCCGTGGAGCGCATGGCCGGCATCGTGGCCCTGCTGGTCATGGCCCTGTTGGTGCTGGCGGGCGCTGCGTGGCAGGCGCGCCGTCCGTTCTCACTGTCCGCCGCGCCCGGCCTGGCCCGCGTGTGA
- the cobO gene encoding cob(I)yrinic acid a,c-diamide adenosyltransferase, with protein MQIETPPTEKRYEKPEGERRGIVIVNTGDGKGKSTAAFGLALRAHGRGKAVKIFQFMKVPTARFGEHRMFEQLGLPIEGLGDGFSWKSKDLEHSAQLARDGWEKARAAILSGEHFLVVLDEITYPLIYGWLPLEGVLQTLRERPKEVHVCLTGRRCPPEIIELADTVTEMQMVKHAFKAGIPAQRGIED; from the coding sequence ATGCAGATCGAAACCCCACCCACCGAGAAGCGCTATGAAAAGCCCGAGGGCGAGCGCCGCGGCATCGTCATCGTCAACACCGGCGATGGCAAGGGCAAAAGCACGGCGGCCTTTGGCCTGGCGCTGCGCGCCCACGGCCGGGGCAAGGCCGTGAAGATCTTCCAGTTCATGAAAGTGCCCACGGCGCGTTTTGGCGAGCACCGCATGTTCGAGCAACTCGGCCTGCCCATCGAGGGCCTGGGCGACGGCTTCAGCTGGAAGAGCAAGGACCTGGAGCACTCGGCCCAGCTGGCGCGCGACGGCTGGGAGAAGGCGCGCGCCGCCATCCTGTCGGGTGAGCACTTCCTGGTGGTGCTCGATGAGATCACCTACCCGCTGATCTACGGCTGGCTCCCGCTGGAGGGTGTGCTGCAGACGCTGCGCGAGCGGCCCAAGGAGGTGCATGTGTGCCTCACCGGCCGCCGCTGCCCGCCCGAGATCATCGAGCTGGCCGACACGGTGACCGAGATGCAGATGGTCAAGCACGCATTCAAGGCGGGCATTCCCGCGCAGCGTGGCATCGAGGACTGA
- a CDS encoding TonB-dependent receptor, with protein MRVSLTSISLCLWSFGMQSPAAAESATLLPVEVTAPRETAGSTLGLDLPGTTGSRLGLTARETPASVSSLGAADIAERSLTRAQDVAVRMPGITEAPAPGNGGTSLVARGFAGHSSVAQMVDGTRLIVASGTITYPFSTWPMESVEVLRGPASVLYGDGAIGAAVNYVTKRPAFGTPQREAFLSVGSFGSVQGGVGLRGPINDVLAYSVYLDAEKSDGYRQFMDTQRHNYALALAVRASPDLNVTLSLDGGVNDDARYFGTPLRNGVLDERLRRTNFNVADSVVQYDDRIWRAKVDWQAAAGVRLRNETYHLTTDRHWRNAEAYAFNAAGTAVNRSDYLEILHDQQQAGNRLDAAFDGHLGGMKNRFIVGLDWYRTRLLHTNNSPYGGASTVDPFNFVPGGFISPVPTLPGRASELQTTALFAENALDLTKEWKLVAGLRSDRMELDTTDLRTGVNLVKKYSPVTGRLGAVWSPSEALSLYGQFGTGTDPLSGALSLPGGGNTFDLTKGRQVEVGAKGAVPAVRGEWTVALYKIEKRNLLSRDAGNPNLSQQVGQQSSTGIELAFAAEPVRGWTIDANAALLRARYDAFKELVSGALVSRDGNTPTGVPERTASIWTTYRFLPQWQAGFGARYVGARQGNTANTTQLPSYVVLDASLAYDHSRNLKLGLAVKNLADRDYALAGTANARWLLGAPRTVQLTARATF; from the coding sequence ATGCGCGTTTCCCTGACTTCCATTTCCCTGTGCCTCTGGTCTTTTGGCATGCAGTCACCGGCTGCGGCCGAGTCCGCCACCCTGTTGCCGGTGGAGGTGACGGCGCCGCGTGAGACGGCCGGCAGCACGCTGGGGCTCGACCTGCCTGGCACCACCGGCTCACGCCTGGGCCTCACCGCACGCGAGACGCCCGCCAGCGTGAGCAGCCTGGGCGCGGCCGACATCGCCGAGCGCAGCCTGACCCGCGCGCAGGACGTGGCCGTGCGCATGCCCGGGATCACCGAGGCGCCGGCCCCCGGCAACGGCGGCACCAGCCTGGTGGCGCGCGGCTTTGCGGGCCACAGCTCGGTGGCTCAGATGGTGGACGGCACGCGCCTCATCGTGGCCTCGGGCACCATCACCTACCCGTTCTCGACCTGGCCCATGGAGTCGGTCGAGGTGCTGCGCGGCCCGGCCTCGGTGCTCTATGGCGACGGGGCGATCGGCGCGGCCGTGAACTACGTGACCAAGCGCCCGGCCTTCGGAACGCCGCAGCGCGAGGCGTTCCTGAGCGTGGGTTCGTTCGGCAGCGTGCAGGGCGGCGTGGGCCTGCGCGGCCCCATCAACGATGTGCTGGCCTACTCGGTCTACCTCGATGCCGAAAAGAGCGACGGCTACCGCCAGTTCATGGACACGCAGCGCCACAACTACGCGCTGGCCCTGGCCGTGCGCGCCAGCCCCGACCTGAATGTGACCCTGTCGCTGGACGGTGGCGTGAACGACGATGCGCGCTACTTCGGCACCCCGCTGCGCAATGGCGTGCTCGACGAGCGCCTGCGCCGCACCAATTTCAACGTGGCCGACTCGGTGGTCCAGTACGACGACCGCATCTGGCGCGCCAAGGTCGACTGGCAGGCCGCCGCCGGCGTGCGCCTGCGCAACGAGACCTACCACCTGACCACCGACCGCCACTGGCGCAATGCCGAGGCCTATGCCTTCAACGCCGCCGGCACGGCCGTGAACCGCAGCGACTACCTGGAGATCCTGCACGACCAGCAGCAGGCCGGCAACCGCCTCGACGCCGCGTTCGACGGCCACCTCGGCGGCATGAAGAACCGCTTCATCGTGGGCCTGGACTGGTACCGCACCAGGCTGCTGCACACCAACAACTCCCCGTACGGCGGCGCGAGCACGGTGGACCCGTTCAATTTCGTCCCGGGCGGCTTCATCAGCCCCGTGCCCACCCTCCCGGGCCGCGCGTCCGAACTCCAGACCACCGCGCTGTTCGCCGAGAACGCGCTCGACCTCACCAAGGAATGGAAGCTCGTGGCCGGCCTGCGCAGCGACCGCATGGAGCTTGACACCACCGACCTGCGCACGGGCGTGAACCTGGTCAAGAAGTATTCGCCCGTCACCGGCCGCCTGGGCGCCGTGTGGTCGCCCAGCGAGGCGCTGTCGCTCTACGGCCAGTTCGGCACCGGCACCGACCCGCTGTCCGGCGCGCTGTCGCTGCCGGGCGGCGGCAACACCTTCGACCTCACCAAGGGCCGCCAGGTCGAGGTCGGCGCCAAGGGCGCGGTGCCCGCCGTGCGCGGGGAGTGGACCGTGGCGCTGTACAAGATCGAAAAACGCAACCTGCTGTCACGCGACGCCGGCAACCCCAACCTCTCGCAGCAGGTGGGCCAGCAGTCCTCCACCGGCATCGAGCTGGCCTTCGCGGCCGAGCCCGTGCGCGGCTGGACCATCGACGCCAATGCCGCCTTGCTGCGTGCGCGTTACGACGCATTCAAGGAACTGGTCTCCGGCGCCCTGGTCTCGCGCGATGGCAACACGCCCACCGGCGTGCCCGAGCGCACCGCCAGCATCTGGACCACCTACCGCTTCCTGCCGCAGTGGCAGGCGGGTTTTGGCGCGCGCTACGTGGGCGCGCGCCAGGGCAACACCGCCAACACCACGCAACTGCCGTCGTATGTGGTGCTGGATGCCTCGCTGGCCTACGACCATTCGCGCAACCTCAAGCTCGGCCTGGCCGTGAAGAACCTGGCCGACCGCGACTATGCGCTGGCCGGCACGGCCAACGCGCGCTGGCTGCTGGGTGCGCCGCGCACCGTGCAGCTGACCGCGCGCGCAACGTTCTGA